In Pleurocapsa sp. PCC 7319, the following are encoded in one genomic region:
- a CDS encoding ribulose bisphosphate carboxylase small subunit translates to MAVRTKAAPPTPWSSDSATPQVDESAYVHSFSRLIGDVRVGANVFVAPGSSIRADEGTPFYIGESSNIQDGVVIHGLEKGRVVGDDGKEYSVWIGSNTCITHMALIHGPAYIGDECFIGFRSTVFNAKVGDGCIVMMHALIQDVEIPPGKYVPSGAVIVNQQQAERLPNVIDSDRSFAHHVVEINEALLAGYRCADDNACVNPQAYNARERNKADASLISDVRNENDYKNSVGNMSLSSDIRTQVRSLLAQGCIISTEHANKRRFKTKSWLTGERIESRNENHVVSELESVLREYQGEYVRLIGVDPKVRRRVVEMIVQRPEDSPGEGTVKTIATHNRGRNRGGRNRSGYSTSTSGNLGGDVAQQIDSLINQGCSIGIERASKRRFKTKSWLTVGQVEGGSNKVFSAIEQAMAEYPNEYVRVVGADNNAKRRMAEIIVQRPGQAPVQSSRSYSGSNYSNGNGGRASYSSNGGSGSLDSEVVQQVRSLLAAGYQIGSEHADKRRFKTKSWKTCSPIDSSRESEVVAALEDCLAEHKGEYVRMLGIDSQARRRVAETIIQRPNDNPKANGNGKDRSYFVADYTSSDKHNNQPAHYNDFSQRQLSNESVQEIRSLLAAGYKIGVEHADKRRFKTKSWKSCPPIDSRHELDVVASLKVYLSEHSGEYVRVLGIDPKNKRRVAETIIQRP, encoded by the coding sequence ATGGCAGTCCGCACTAAAGCGGCTCCCCCGACTCCATGGTCGAGTGATTCAGCAACACCACAAGTAGATGAAAGTGCATACGTTCATTCCTTTTCCAGATTGATTGGAGACGTTAGGGTCGGAGCCAACGTTTTTGTGGCTCCAGGCAGTTCCATCAGAGCCGATGAGGGAACACCTTTTTATATTGGCGAAAGTAGCAATATCCAAGATGGTGTTGTTATCCATGGTTTGGAGAAGGGTCGGGTAGTTGGTGACGATGGTAAGGAGTATTCTGTCTGGATTGGCAGTAATACTTGTATTACCCATATGGCACTAATTCATGGTCCAGCCTACATTGGAGATGAATGCTTTATTGGTTTTCGCTCCACGGTATTTAATGCCAAAGTTGGAGATGGTTGCATTGTAATGATGCATGCTCTAATTCAGGATGTGGAAATTCCACCAGGCAAGTATGTTCCTTCGGGGGCAGTAATTGTCAATCAGCAGCAAGCCGAACGCTTACCAAATGTTATTGATAGCGATCGCTCTTTTGCTCACCACGTTGTTGAAATTAACGAGGCTCTTTTGGCTGGTTATCGTTGTGCCGATGATAATGCCTGTGTTAATCCCCAGGCTTACAACGCTCGCGAACGAAATAAAGCAGACGCAAGTCTAATTTCCGATGTCAGAAATGAGAATGATTATAAAAATTCAGTAGGGAATATGAGTTTAAGTTCAGATATTAGGACCCAAGTGCGATCGCTATTGGCGCAAGGCTGTATTATCAGCACTGAACACGCTAATAAACGCCGTTTTAAAACTAAATCCTGGCTCACTGGCGAGCGAATCGAAAGTCGTAATGAAAATCATGTAGTGAGTGAGTTAGAATCTGTGCTTCGAGAGTACCAAGGAGAGTACGTTAGGCTCATTGGGGTAGATCCCAAAGTCAGAAGAAGAGTGGTGGAGATGATTGTCCAACGTCCTGAAGATAGCCCAGGAGAGGGAACAGTCAAAACTATTGCCACCCATAATAGGGGCAGAAATCGCGGTGGTAGAAATCGCTCTGGCTATAGCACGAGTACTAGCGGCAATTTAGGTGGTGATGTTGCACAGCAGATCGATAGCTTAATTAATCAAGGCTGTAGCATTGGTATCGAACGCGCGAGTAAGCGTCGCTTCAAAACCAAATCCTGGTTGACAGTTGGACAAGTTGAGGGCGGTAGCAATAAGGTATTTAGCGCCATTGAGCAAGCTATGGCCGAATATCCTAATGAATATGTTCGCGTTGTTGGTGCTGATAATAATGCCAAAAGAAGAATGGCTGAAATAATTGTTCAGCGTCCGGGACAAGCTCCCGTACAGTCTTCTAGAAGTTATTCAGGTTCTAACTATAGTAATGGTAATGGTGGTAGAGCTAGTTACAGCAGTAACGGTGGTAGCGGTAGTTTAGATTCAGAAGTAGTTCAACAAGTTCGCTCTTTATTGGCTGCTGGTTATCAAATTGGCTCAGAACATGCAGATAAACGACGCTTTAAAACTAAATCTTGGAAAACCTGTTCTCCCATTGATAGTAGCCGAGAATCAGAAGTAGTTGCTGCTTTAGAAGATTGTTTAGCAGAACATAAAGGTGAATATGTTCGGATGTTAGGTATCGATTCTCAAGCTAGACGTAGAGTTGCCGAAACTATTATCCAAAGACCTAATGACAATCCCAAAGCTAATGGTAATGGCAAAGATCGCAGCTACTTTGTAGCCGATTACACTAGTAGCGATAAGCACAATAATCAGCCAGCTCACTATAACGACTTTAGTCAGCGTCAGTTGAGTAATGAATCAGTACAGGAAATTCGTTCTTTGCTGGCTGCTGGCTATAAAATTGGTGTAGAACACGCTGATAAACGGCGTTTTAAAACTAAATCTTGGAAAAGCTGCCCTCCTATTGACAGTCGCCATGAGCTAGACGTGGTTGCTTCTCTAAAGGTTTATTTATCTGAACACTCGGGTGAATATGTTCGTGTATTGGGAATAGACCCCAAAAATAAAAGAAGAGTGGCTGAAACCATTATTCAACGACCATAA
- a CDS encoding EutN/CcmL family microcompartment protein: MQIAQVRGTVVSTHKVPSMRGIKLLLVQYIDEQGQLLSKYEVAGDLIGAGVNEWVLVSRGSAARIEAGQESKPLDATIVGIIDTVNVDRNALYSKKEAERLS, encoded by the coding sequence ATGCAAATAGCCCAAGTTCGCGGTACAGTTGTTAGCACTCACAAAGTCCCTAGTATGAGAGGGATTAAGTTACTTCTAGTTCAATATATAGATGAACAGGGACAACTTTTATCTAAATATGAAGTAGCAGGAGACTTGATTGGTGCTGGTGTTAATGAGTGGGTCTTGGTTAGTCGAGGTAGTGCGGCTCGTATTGAGGCTGGTCAAGAATCTAAACCTCTAGATGCCACAATCGTGGGCATTATTGATACGGTCAACGTGGACCGCAACGCACTCTACAGTAAAAAAGAGGCAGAACGTTTGTCTTAG
- a CDS encoding type II toxin-antitoxin system RelE/ParE family toxin, which yields MYKVRLSLDAEKVFAKCNKALAKKLARCFSNLENSPRSHPNIKPLKGSYSGYYRYRVGDYRVVYSIEDELVVVNVILIAHRSKVYE from the coding sequence ATGTATAAAGTTCGGTTATCTTTGGATGCTGAAAAAGTTTTTGCCAAATGTAACAAAGCCCTAGCTAAAAAACTAGCAAGATGTTTTAGTAATTTAGAAAATAGCCCTCGTTCTCATCCTAATATTAAGCCATTAAAGGGTTCTTATTCTGGCTATTATCGTTACAGAGTCGGAGATTACAGAGTTGTTTATTCTATTGAAGATGAATTAGTTGTAGTTAACGTAATTCTTATTGCTCATCGCAGTAAGGTTTATGAATAG
- a CDS encoding DUF3291 domain-containing protein — protein MTEQKANVLQQQKYYLAQINIALMKAPLDNPIMAEFADALDKINEVAEASPGFVWRLKTILRYLFE, from the coding sequence ATGACCGAACAAAAAGCCAACGTACTACAACAGCAAAAATATTATCTGGCTCAAATTAATATTGCTTTGATGAAAGCTCCTTTAGACAACCCAATCATGGCTGAGTTTGCCGATGCACTCGACAAGATAAATGAAGTCGCAGAAGCTAGTCCAGGTTTTGTATGGCGACTAAAAACAATTTTAAGATATCTATTTGAATAA
- a CDS encoding ribulose bisphosphate carboxylase small subunit, with amino-acid sequence MKTLPKERRYETLSYLPPLTDQQIAKQIDHMIDQGYIPGVEFEKDPTPDLHHWTLWKLPLFDARGSQDVLNEVRECRSEYSDCYIRVVGFDNIKQCQTVSFIVYKPNQNRY; translated from the coding sequence ATGAAAACATTACCCAAAGAGCGTCGTTACGAAACCCTTTCTTATTTACCTCCTTTAACTGACCAGCAAATTGCCAAGCAAATCGATCACATGATCGACCAAGGCTATATTCCTGGTGTGGAGTTTGAGAAAGATCCTACTCCAGATCTTCACCACTGGACTCTATGGAAATTACCTTTATTCGATGCTCGTGGTTCTCAAGATGTGTTGAACGAAGTTCGTGAGTGTCGTTCTGAATATTCTGATTGTTACATTCGTGTTGTTGGTTTCGACAACATCAAGCAATGTCAAACAGTTAGTTTCATTGTTTATAAGCCCAACCAAAATCGTTATTAA
- a CDS encoding chaperonin family protein RbcX codes for MQPKDIAKDTAKVVQNYLTYKAVMLVIEQLAETNPGEAIWLRQYSSGGKLRDAEAYIEEIMSEPRGKELALRIMTVRDNIAEQTLEFIPEMVTSTVKQDNLIHRRHLLERLTRSPNETSESDASEATSETEESSE; via the coding sequence ATGCAACCAAAAGATATTGCAAAAGATACGGCAAAAGTTGTCCAAAATTATTTAACTTACAAAGCGGTAATGCTAGTTATTGAACAACTAGCAGAGACTAATCCAGGAGAAGCCATTTGGTTAAGGCAATATTCTTCAGGAGGGAAACTGCGAGATGCAGAAGCCTACATCGAAGAAATAATGTCTGAACCAAGGGGAAAAGAGCTGGCACTGCGTATAATGACCGTTCGCGACAATATAGCAGAGCAAACTTTAGAGTTTATCCCTGAGATGGTCACTTCGACCGTAAAGCAAGATAATTTGATTCATCGTCGCCATCTTTTGGAACGTCTTACCCGATCGCCTAACGAAACATCTGAGTCAGATGCATCAGAAGCGACATCGGAAACTGAAGAATCTTCTGAATAA
- a CDS encoding heavy metal translocating P-type ATPase, translated as MSGKHSTGCCSHHESHEHGEFDLRRELIPLSIALVLFLIGLIFNQPLHDTPRAIAEYVVLIPAYLISGWIVLTSAGRNILRGKIFDENFLMTIATLGAIAIHELPEAVAVMLFFQIGELFQGFAVGRSRRSIKSLLEVRPDRANLVIDGGIREVAPEKVAVGDTIIIKPGEKVPLDGEILSGSSQLDTSALTGESVPRTVREGEIILAGAINQTGSLTVRVTKLFAESSIAKILDLVENASSKKAPTEKFITRFARYYTPVVVFLSLAVAILPPLLIPGATSEQWVYRALVLLVISCPCGLVISIPLGYFGGVGGAAKRGILVKGSTFLDALTDVKTVIFDKTGTLTEGVFQVTQVAPYNGYSKPELLSIAAIAESQSNHPVARSIVEAYDGAIIESDVTDYEEIPGHGISTKVKEMSVFAGNDRLLHREQIEHDTCNVKGTVVHLAIDSKYAGYILISDKLKEDAARAIARLKKAGVTETVMLTGDNQVVAQNVADKIGLDTYKAELLPEDKVDAIEQYLRQSDRNSKVAFIGDGINDAPVIARADVGMAMGALGSDAAIETADVVIMNDAPSKVAEAIDIARKTHTIVWQNIILAMAVKGLFILLGAVGIATLWEAVFADVGVALLAILNASRVLK; from the coding sequence ATGTCAGGTAAACATTCTACTGGTTGCTGTTCTCATCATGAAAGTCACGAACATGGTGAATTTGATTTACGTCGAGAGCTAATCCCCCTTAGTATCGCTCTAGTTCTATTTCTCATCGGGTTAATCTTTAACCAGCCTTTGCACGATACCCCGAGAGCGATCGCCGAGTATGTAGTTTTGATTCCCGCTTACCTGATAAGTGGTTGGATTGTTTTAACCAGTGCGGGACGTAATATTCTGCGGGGTAAAATCTTTGATGAAAACTTTTTAATGACTATTGCCACCTTGGGGGCGATCGCGATTCACGAATTGCCCGAAGCTGTGGCAGTGATGTTATTTTTCCAGATTGGAGAATTGTTTCAAGGGTTTGCCGTCGGGCGATCGCGTCGTTCGATTAAATCATTACTAGAAGTTCGTCCCGATAGGGCAAATTTAGTTATTGACGGGGGAATTAGAGAGGTAGCGCCAGAGAAGGTAGCAGTCGGAGATACGATTATTATCAAACCAGGAGAGAAAGTTCCTTTAGATGGGGAGATATTATCGGGGAGTTCTCAATTAGATACTTCAGCACTTACGGGTGAATCCGTACCCCGAACTGTAAGAGAAGGAGAAATAATTTTAGCAGGTGCGATTAACCAAACGGGAAGTCTGACAGTTAGAGTTACCAAACTATTTGCCGAATCTTCCATCGCTAAAATCTTAGATTTGGTAGAAAACGCCAGTAGTAAAAAGGCCCCGACAGAGAAATTTATTACTCGTTTTGCCCGTTACTATACCCCCGTAGTAGTTTTCCTCTCTCTAGCAGTTGCCATCTTACCGCCCTTATTAATTCCTGGGGCAACTAGCGAACAGTGGGTTTATCGAGCGTTAGTTTTATTAGTTATATCCTGTCCCTGCGGATTAGTTATTAGTATTCCTCTGGGTTATTTCGGTGGGGTTGGTGGTGCAGCCAAAAGAGGGATTTTAGTAAAAGGTTCAACTTTTCTCGATGCCTTAACTGATGTCAAAACAGTGATTTTTGATAAAACTGGAACGCTAACTGAAGGGGTATTTCAAGTTACTCAAGTAGCTCCTTATAACGGCTATAGCAAACCTGAATTACTATCCATTGCTGCGATCGCCGAATCTCAATCCAATCACCCCGTAGCGCGCTCGATTGTGGAAGCTTACGATGGTGCGATTATTGAATCTGATGTTACTGACTATGAAGAAATACCAGGACACGGTATTAGTACCAAAGTCAAAGAGATGTCAGTCTTCGCAGGAAACGATCGCCTCCTGCATCGAGAACAGATCGAACACGATACCTGTAACGTAAAAGGTACGGTGGTTCATTTAGCAATAGATAGCAAATATGCTGGCTATATCTTAATTTCCGACAAACTTAAGGAAGATGCAGCCAGAGCGATCGCTCGATTAAAAAAAGCGGGAGTTACCGAAACCGTTATGCTAACGGGAGATAATCAAGTTGTAGCGCAAAACGTTGCCGATAAAATTGGATTGGATACCTACAAAGCTGAATTGCTACCAGAAGACAAGGTAGACGCGATCGAGCAGTATCTTCGTCAATCAGATAGAAATAGCAAGGTGGCATTTATTGGCGATGGTATTAATGACGCACCCGTGATAGCCAGAGCCGATGTGGGAATGGCAATGGGTGCGTTGGGTTCCGATGCAGCCATTGAAACCGCCGACGTGGTAATTATGAACGATGCTCCTTCTAAAGTAGCAGAGGCAATAGATATAGCTCGTAAAACCCACACCATTGTCTGGCAGAATATCATCCTGGCAATGGCAGTAAAAGGATTATTTATTTTACTGGGAGCAGTTGGAATCGCAACTCTTTGGGAGGCAGTGTTTGCCGACGTGGGAGTAGCTTTGCTGGCGATTCTTAATGCGAGTCGGGTTTTAAAATGA
- a CDS encoding form I ribulose bisphosphate carboxylase large subunit has product MATKTGAGFKAGVQDYRLTYYTPDYTPKDTDLLACFRMTPQPGVPAEECAAAVAAESSTGTWTTVWTDGLTDLDRYKGRCYEVEPVPGEDNQYFCFVAYPMDLFEEGSVTNILTSLVGNVFGFKALRALRLEDLRIPVALMKTFQGPPHGITVERDLLNKYGRPLLGCTIKPKLGLSAKNYGRAVYECLRGGLDFTKDDENINSQPFMRWRDRFLFVQEAIEKSQAETNEVKGHYLNVTAATCEQMMERANFAKEIGTPIVMHDFLTGGFTANTTLAKWCRANGVLLHIHRAMHAVIDRQRNHGIHFRVLAKCLRMSGGDHLHSGTVVGKLEGERDITLGFVDQMREDYVEEDRSRGNFFTQDWASMPGTMPVASGGIHVWHMPALVEIFGDDSCLQFGGGTLGHPWGNAPGATANRVALEACIQARNEGRSLAREGNDVIREACRWSPELAAACELWKEIKFEFDAVDTL; this is encoded by the coding sequence ATGGCAACTAAGACAGGTGCTGGATTTAAGGCTGGTGTACAAGACTATCGCCTAACTTATTACACTCCAGACTACACCCCCAAGGATACAGACCTTTTGGCTTGTTTCCGCATGACCCCTCAACCTGGTGTTCCTGCTGAAGAGTGTGCAGCTGCGGTAGCTGCGGAATCTTCTACTGGTACTTGGACAACAGTATGGACAGATGGTTTAACTGACCTAGATCGTTATAAAGGTCGTTGTTATGAAGTTGAACCTGTTCCTGGAGAAGACAACCAGTATTTCTGTTTTGTCGCTTACCCAATGGATTTGTTTGAAGAGGGTTCTGTAACCAATATTCTCACTTCTTTGGTAGGTAACGTATTTGGTTTCAAAGCTTTACGTGCATTACGTCTAGAGGATCTCCGTATTCCTGTAGCTTTGATGAAAACTTTCCAAGGACCGCCTCACGGTATCACTGTGGAAAGAGACTTATTAAACAAGTATGGTCGTCCTTTATTAGGTTGCACAATCAAACCTAAATTAGGTCTATCTGCCAAAAACTATGGTCGTGCAGTTTATGAATGTCTACGTGGTGGTCTAGATTTCACCAAAGATGACGAAAACATTAATTCTCAGCCTTTCATGCGCTGGCGCGATCGCTTCTTATTTGTGCAAGAAGCAATTGAAAAATCTCAAGCAGAAACCAATGAAGTTAAAGGTCACTACCTTAACGTAACTGCTGCTACTTGTGAGCAAATGATGGAGCGTGCTAATTTTGCCAAAGAGATTGGCACTCCAATCGTTATGCATGACTTCTTGACTGGTGGTTTTACTGCTAACACTACTTTAGCTAAATGGTGTCGTGCAAATGGTGTATTGTTGCACATTCACCGCGCAATGCACGCTGTAATTGACCGTCAAAGAAATCATGGTATTCACTTCCGGGTTCTAGCTAAGTGTCTTCGTATGTCTGGTGGTGATCATCTACACTCTGGTACTGTTGTGGGTAAATTAGAGGGTGAAAGAGATATCACTCTAGGTTTTGTAGACCAAATGCGTGAAGACTATGTAGAAGAAGATCGCTCTCGTGGTAACTTCTTCACTCAAGATTGGGCTTCTATGCCTGGTACGATGCCTGTCGCTTCTGGTGGTATCCACGTATGGCACATGCCAGCACTAGTTGAAATCTTTGGTGATGATTCTTGTTTACAGTTTGGTGGTGGTACTTTAGGACACCCTTGGGGTAATGCTCCTGGTGCAACTGCTAACCGTGTAGCTTTAGAAGCTTGTATTCAAGCTCGTAATGAAGGTCGTTCATTGGCTCGCGAAGGTAATGATGTTATCCGTGAAGCTTGTCGTTGGAGTCCTGAGCTAGCTGCAGCTTGTGAACTTTGGAAAGAAATCAAATTTGAGTTTGACGCTGTAGATACTCTCTAA
- a CDS encoding AraC family transcriptional regulator translates to MLNTKFCLIQEFDNLELFRAKAIHYNYDRHSHPGYSIGVIESGVGGNYYRGSTYLAPPKSIVLMNPEEVHTGYSAKELPLTYRMFYPSTDLILQIAREAQITETPYFKDAVVQNEVLAKKIFYLHKILERSQNSLERQSLLVEVFSAILYRYSGISLPSVQLKQEHQAVHLVKEYLYDNFSSNISLEQLVQITNLNRYYLIRVFRQATGMPPYAYLNQIRMRLAKQFLRQEMSIADTAIAVGMSDQSHLNRHFKRVFGITPGCYRQGATN, encoded by the coding sequence ATGCTGAATACAAAATTTTGTTTGATTCAAGAGTTTGATAACTTGGAGTTGTTTCGGGCAAAAGCAATTCACTACAATTATGATCGTCACTCTCACCCTGGCTACTCGATTGGTGTTATTGAGTCTGGAGTAGGGGGAAACTACTATCGGGGAAGTACTTATCTAGCTCCTCCCAAAAGTATTGTTTTGATGAATCCAGAGGAAGTCCATACAGGTTATTCTGCTAAAGAATTGCCACTCACTTATCGGATGTTTTACCCAAGTACCGATCTTATTCTTCAAATAGCTAGAGAGGCTCAAATAACTGAGACTCCTTATTTTAAGGATGCTGTTGTACAAAATGAAGTTCTGGCTAAAAAGATTTTTTATCTACACAAAATTTTAGAGCGATCGCAAAACTCTTTAGAAAGACAATCTTTATTGGTCGAAGTGTTTTCAGCAATTCTATACCGCTATTCAGGTATCTCACTTCCCTCTGTTCAACTCAAACAGGAACATCAAGCCGTTCATTTAGTTAAAGAGTACCTTTACGATAATTTCAGTTCTAATATCTCTTTAGAACAACTGGTACAGATTACTAACCTAAACCGTTACTACCTAATTCGCGTTTTTCGTCAAGCCACAGGAATGCCACCTTACGCGTATTTAAACCAAATTCGGATGCGACTTGCTAAGCAATTTCTCCGCCAAGAAATGTCGATTGCCGATACAGCGATCGCCGTGGGAATGTCAGACCAAAGTCATCTTAATCGTCATTTCAAGCGAGTTTTTGGAATTACTCCTGGTTGTTATCGCCAAGGTGCGACGAACTAA
- a CDS encoding IS1634 family transposase has translation MKGTNSERADDLPLIIHWLKQMEIASIIDRELPVPHGNRKGLSYGQLSVLFLSYVVSQSDHRLCAVEPWVEKHRQTLEIATGWNIGGKDATDDRLADLLSVIGSSENQGREKVAIQLGQSTIRAYELPTDKARSDTTSFSVYHQPTKETEGTNLLNFGYSKDRRPDLVQYRQMLATLDPMGMPLLGATLSGNGTDESHYLPTWQQLVEIIGHKDFLFLADSKGSTWNNRGKINQQGGIYCFPLAMHQPRPKLLSQWVANPPTAVQEICLNSEAESESPIGKGFEVPLGSLWYEKEHQKWHRWSERWLVVCSYALQQRQLKSLSARLSKAELALEKLAKKPPQDEVALQTKVETILKRYRVTGQILTAIEKKIGYQKVYQGAGRGSKNRPSRRVRQTTLSLTYQRCETAITHQQSIAGWRLYVTNANSQRLSLEQAVNSYREQWQPERGFHRFKRGRLPALPIYFQDEERIRGLMFLLTIALTLFTLMEFVVRRQLAVTKQSLPGLYSGNPKRTTFRPTAEQLLAAFGDLTLYLYPDGSTEISSLNSLQRQILNLMKIPESIYILPQLVPD, from the coding sequence TTGAAAGGAACTAACTCAGAAAGAGCAGATGATCTTCCTCTAATTATTCATTGGCTAAAGCAAATGGAAATAGCATCAATAATTGATCGAGAGCTACCTGTTCCTCATGGGAATCGAAAAGGATTAAGCTACGGTCAATTATCAGTCCTATTTCTAAGTTATGTAGTGAGCCAATCAGACCATCGATTATGTGCCGTAGAACCATGGGTAGAAAAACATCGGCAAACCTTAGAAATAGCAACAGGATGGAACATTGGGGGCAAAGATGCCACAGATGACCGACTAGCTGACTTATTAAGTGTCATCGGTTCATCGGAAAATCAAGGGCGAGAGAAAGTAGCAATTCAATTGGGACAAAGCACAATACGAGCTTATGAATTACCAACGGACAAAGCCAGAAGCGATACCACAAGTTTTAGTGTCTATCATCAGCCCACAAAAGAAACAGAAGGAACTAACTTGCTGAATTTTGGTTATAGTAAAGACCGCCGCCCTGATTTGGTTCAATATCGTCAAATGTTAGCTACTCTCGACCCCATGGGAATGCCTCTATTGGGAGCTACATTATCAGGAAATGGAACAGATGAATCTCATTATCTACCAACATGGCAACAATTGGTGGAGATTATTGGTCACAAAGATTTCTTGTTTCTCGCCGATTCTAAAGGCTCTACTTGGAATAATCGGGGGAAAATTAATCAACAAGGAGGAATTTACTGTTTTCCGCTAGCGATGCATCAGCCTCGTCCCAAACTGTTATCGCAATGGGTGGCTAATCCACCAACAGCAGTGCAAGAAATTTGTCTCAACTCCGAAGCCGAGTCAGAATCTCCCATTGGTAAGGGTTTTGAAGTTCCGTTGGGCAGTCTCTGGTATGAAAAAGAACATCAAAAGTGGCATCGTTGGTCAGAACGATGGTTAGTGGTTTGTTCTTATGCTTTACAACAGCGTCAACTTAAAAGCTTGTCAGCTCGTCTGAGTAAAGCGGAACTTGCCCTAGAAAAACTCGCTAAAAAACCACCACAAGATGAGGTAGCTCTACAAACCAAAGTGGAGACTATTCTGAAACGTTATCGAGTTACGGGGCAGATCTTAACTGCGATTGAGAAGAAAATTGGCTATCAAAAAGTTTATCAAGGTGCTGGTCGAGGAAGTAAGAATCGTCCCTCTCGTCGTGTTCGTCAAACTACTCTTTCCTTGACTTATCAACGTTGTGAGACCGCTATCACCCATCAACAATCCATCGCTGGTTGGAGATTGTATGTAACTAATGCTAATTCACAGCGTCTTTCTCTTGAGCAAGCTGTTAACTCTTATCGGGAGCAATGGCAACCTGAAAGAGGTTTTCATCGTTTTAAACGAGGTCGTCTTCCCGCTTTACCCATCTATTTTCAAGATGAAGAACGGATTCGAGGGCTGATGTTTTTACTAACGATCGCCCTGACTCTGTTTACCTTGATGGAATTTGTGGTTCGTCGCCAACTAGCGGTGACAAAGCAATCACTTCCTGGACTTTATTCAGGCAATCCCAAGCGCACTACTTTTCGTCCCACTGCTGAACAATTGCTAGCTGCTTTTGGCGATCTAACTTTGTATCTTTATCCTGATGGCTCTACTGAAATTAGTTCTCTTAATTCTCTTCAAAGACAGATTTTAAATCTGATGAAGATTCCTGAATCGATTTACATTCTTCCCCAGCTAGTTCCTGATTGA
- a CDS encoding sterol desaturase family protein, with protein MDKEATIRLIFFFGILGLMLLWEIIDPFRPLSVPKPMRWFSNLGLVVLNAVILRAVFPLTAVGMAAIATEKNSGLFNVITLPQWQVVVLSVIGLDLIIYLQHVLFHTLPTLWRLHKVHHADLDFDVTTGLRFHPLEILLSMGIKITAILLLGAPVIAVLIFEILLNATSMFNHGNVSLPAKCDRLLRLFLVTPDMHRIHHSVLPQETNSNFGFNLTWWDYVFGTYRACALVSQQDMTIGLSEYQKNLRVEQLHWMLILPFLNKPSCYPINQKKRSLNSRSGSK; from the coding sequence ATGGACAAAGAAGCCACTATTCGGTTAATTTTTTTCTTCGGCATTTTAGGGTTAATGCTGCTGTGGGAAATTATCGATCCGTTTCGCCCACTCTCTGTTCCCAAGCCAATGCGCTGGTTTAGTAATTTAGGTTTGGTAGTTCTAAACGCTGTCATATTAAGGGCTGTATTTCCTTTAACGGCGGTAGGGATGGCAGCGATCGCAACAGAGAAAAATTCGGGTCTATTTAACGTTATCACCCTACCCCAATGGCAAGTTGTAGTATTGTCAGTAATTGGGTTAGATTTAATAATCTATTTGCAACACGTTTTGTTTCATACTCTACCTACTTTATGGCGATTGCATAAAGTACATCATGCAGATCTCGATTTTGATGTTACGACGGGATTGAGATTTCATCCCCTGGAAATTTTGCTTTCAATGGGAATTAAAATTACTGCCATTTTGCTGTTGGGTGCTCCCGTCATAGCCGTTCTCATATTTGAAATTCTGTTAAATGCAACGTCCATGTTTAATCATGGTAATGTCAGCTTGCCAGCAAAATGCGACCGACTCTTACGATTATTTTTAGTTACGCCAGATATGCACCGAATTCATCATTCTGTGCTTCCCCAGGAAACCAATAGCAACTTTGGCTTCAACCTCACCTGGTGGGATTATGTATTTGGTACTTACCGTGCTTGTGCATTGGTAAGCCAGCAAGATATGACTATTGGGCTATCAGAGTATCAAAAAAATCTCCGAGTTGAGCAATTACATTGGATGCTGATTCTGCCTTTTCTCAATAAACCCAGTTGCTATCCGATTAATCAAAAGAAACGTAGTCTTAACTCCCGATCTGGAAGCAAGTAA